The [Actinobacillus] rossii genome contains a region encoding:
- a CDS encoding Serine dehydratase alpha chain — MDIRCEKLEQAILATVAQEVIPALGCTEPISLALASAVARQYLGHEPERIEAKVSPNLMKNGMGVTVPGTGTVGLDMAAAIGAIGGEPSAGLEVLKHITDKQVERAKMLLSEKKVTVSIFETEHILYSEATLFYQNDTVRVRIAAHHTNVIYIEKNGITILSIPCAVEMNNDFSIFQTLSAQDIFDFSMCVALEKIHFIDEAAKLNSRLSKEGLSKDYGLHIGRTLQKQIGLGLLSDDLLNRIIIETTAASDARMGGANLPAMSNSGSGNQGITATMPVVVVARHIDATKEQRIRALFLSHLMAIYIHSKLPRLSALCAATTAAMGSCAGIAWLLSGRFESISMAISNMIGDISGIICDGAANSCAMKVSTSVNSSYKAVLMALDNTQVTGNEGIVEYDIDRSINNLCNIASRSMQYTDKQVIEIMVNKPKLN; from the coding sequence ATGGATATTCGTTGTGAAAAATTAGAACAAGCCATTTTAGCTACCGTAGCACAAGAAGTAATACCTGCTTTAGGTTGCACGGAACCAATTTCTCTTGCATTAGCATCTGCTGTAGCACGACAATATTTAGGACATGAACCCGAACGTATTGAAGCTAAAGTCTCACCTAACTTAATGAAAAATGGTATGGGAGTCACTGTGCCTGGAACAGGCACCGTAGGGCTAGATATGGCAGCTGCAATCGGCGCTATTGGAGGAGAACCAAGTGCAGGCCTAGAAGTATTAAAACATATCACAGATAAACAAGTTGAACGGGCTAAAATGCTATTATCAGAAAAAAAAGTGACAGTTTCAATTTTCGAGACTGAGCATATTTTATATTCTGAAGCAACTTTATTTTATCAAAATGATACTGTTCGTGTACGCATTGCTGCACACCATACTAATGTTATTTATATTGAAAAAAATGGCATCACGATTTTAAGCATACCATGCGCAGTGGAAATGAATAACGACTTCTCTATTTTCCAAACATTATCTGCCCAAGATATTTTTGATTTTTCAATGTGTGTTGCCTTAGAAAAAATTCATTTCATTGATGAAGCAGCAAAACTCAATAGCCGCTTATCAAAAGAAGGGCTCAGTAAAGATTATGGCTTACATATTGGTCGAACTTTACAAAAACAAATTGGATTAGGGTTACTTAGTGATGACTTACTTAATCGTATCATCATTGAAACTACTGCAGCATCTGATGCACGTATGGGTGGTGCTAATTTGCCTGCAATGAGCAATTCAGGATCTGGTAATCAAGGTATTACAGCAACTATGCCAGTCGTGGTTGTTGCTCGCCATATTGACGCAACCAAAGAACAGCGTATCCGTGCTCTATTCTTATCACATCTAATGGCAATTTATATTCACAGTAAATTACCTAGATTATCTGCACTTTGTGCTGCAACGACTGCAGCAATGGGAAGTTGTGCGGGAATAGCTTGGCTGCTTTCAGGTCGATTTGAGTCTATCAGCATGGCTATCAGCAACATGATTGGCGATATTAGTGGAATTATTTGTGATGGTGCAGCCAATAGCTGTGCCATGAAAGTTTCGACAAGTGTAAACTCAAGCTATAAAGCCGTACTCATGGCATTAGATAATACGCAAGTCACAGGTAATGAAGGAATCGTGGAATACGATATAGATCGTTCCATTAATAATCTCTG
- a CDS encoding Predicted metalloprotease has product MRWQGREQSTNIEDRRGSRSGGLGGGKKMGGVLGFIVLLIGSYYGVDLSGLVGGSDLGMGNSTSSLSKQEEDQLYQLSSVVLKDTENTWQTYFARSGQRYPAPKMAIYNGATPTACGTGQSAMGPFYCPSDRTVYLDLSFYEDMKKQLGASGDTAFAYVIAHEVGHHVQNLLGILPKITTEQQKRSSQANALSVKLELQADCFAGVWGYQAAKNNLLETGDLEEAFNAAEAVGDDRLQKRSQGYAVPDSFTHGTSAQRLAWFKRGLQTGDPTQCNTFAN; this is encoded by the coding sequence ATGCGTTGGCAAGGGCGTGAACAAAGTACGAATATAGAAGACCGTCGCGGCTCGCGTTCTGGCGGTTTAGGCGGTGGTAAAAAAATGGGCGGTGTACTCGGTTTTATCGTGCTATTAATTGGTTCATATTATGGTGTGGATTTATCCGGTTTGGTTGGAGGCAGTGACCTTGGCATGGGGAATAGCACTTCAAGTCTCAGTAAACAGGAAGAAGATCAACTTTATCAATTATCTAGCGTCGTATTAAAAGATACGGAAAATACATGGCAAACTTATTTTGCACGTAGTGGTCAGCGTTATCCCGCACCTAAAATGGCAATTTATAACGGAGCAACACCAACAGCTTGCGGAACAGGTCAATCCGCCATGGGACCATTCTATTGTCCTAGCGATCGCACTGTCTATTTAGACTTATCTTTCTATGAAGATATGAAAAAACAACTTGGCGCATCAGGTGATACCGCTTTTGCTTATGTTATTGCGCATGAAGTGGGACACCATGTGCAAAACTTACTGGGTATTCTTCCTAAAATCACGACAGAACAACAAAAACGAAGTAGCCAAGCCAATGCGCTTTCTGTCAAATTAGAATTGCAGGCGGACTGTTTTGCCGGTGTTTGGGGCTATCAAGCGGCAAAAAATAATTTACTGGAAACTGGAGATTTGGAAGAAGCATTTAATGCGGCTGAAGCAGTAGGCGACGATCGTTTACAAAAACGCAGTCAAGGTTACGCAGTACCCGATAGTTTCACACATGGCACATCAGCCCAGCGTTTAGCTTGGTTCAAACGTGGCTTACAAACAGGCGATCCAACACAATGTAATACTTTTGCTAACTAA
- the queC gene encoding exsB protein has product MKILNPNNNRKVVVIHSGGQDSTTCLLLAIKEYGVENVHAMTFKYGQRHSIELEKAKWICQDLGVNHHILDMSAMQVFAPNAMMNETEIKTGENGVPNTLVDGRNALFLLYAAIYAKSQGMTDIMTGVCETDFSGYPDCRDVFIKSMNVTLNLAMDYNFNIRTPLMYLTKAQTWQLADELGRLDYVREHTHTCYMGVEGGCGQCPSCILREKGLEEYLEQKSAVKNV; this is encoded by the coding sequence ATGAAAATATTAAACCCCAACAACAACCGAAAAGTGGTTGTGATTCATTCCGGTGGGCAAGATTCCACCACTTGTTTACTCCTTGCCATTAAAGAATATGGTGTTGAGAATGTTCATGCGATGACTTTCAAATATGGTCAGCGCCACTCTATCGAACTCGAAAAAGCTAAATGGATTTGCCAAGATTTAGGTGTGAATCACCATATTTTGGATATGTCGGCTATGCAAGTGTTTGCGCCTAATGCCATGATGAATGAAACGGAAATTAAAACGGGCGAAAATGGTGTACCAAATACTTTAGTGGACGGGCGCAATGCCTTGTTTTTACTCTATGCGGCAATTTATGCTAAAAGCCAAGGTATGACGGACATTATGACTGGTGTGTGTGAAACCGATTTTAGCGGTTATCCTGATTGCCGTGATGTGTTTATTAAATCGATGAACGTGACATTAAATCTCGCTATGGATTATAACTTTAATATTCGCACGCCATTGATGTATTTAACTAAAGCGCAAACTTGGCAATTAGCGGATGAACTGGGTCGTTTAGATTATGTTCGTGAACATACGCACACTTGTTATATGGGCGTGGAAGGTGGTTGCGGTCAGTGCCCAAGTTGTATTTTGCGTGAAAAAGGGCTGGAAGAATATTTAGAACAGAAAAGTGCGGTGAAAAATGTTTAA
- the queD gene encoding putative 6-pyruvoyl tetrahydropterin synthase, with protein sequence MFKVSKEFSFDMAHILDGHDGKCQNLHGHTYKLQVEVSGNLVTEGAKKGMVVDFTDVKSIVKDAILDPMDHAFIYDTTSERECKIAALLNELNSKTFGIPVRTTAEEMARFMFNCLKDKLPISAIRLWETPTSFCEYRE encoded by the coding sequence ATGTTTAAGGTTTCCAAAGAATTTAGTTTTGATATGGCGCATATTTTGGACGGCCATGACGGCAAATGCCAAAATTTACATGGTCATACTTATAAGCTCCAAGTGGAAGTGAGTGGCAATTTAGTGACAGAAGGCGCTAAAAAAGGCATGGTGGTGGATTTTACGGATGTAAAAAGCATTGTAAAAGACGCTATTTTAGACCCGATGGATCACGCTTTTATCTATGACACAACGAGCGAACGTGAATGTAAAATTGCAGCGTTGTTGAATGAACTCAATTCAAAGACTTTTGGTATTCCCGTGCGGACGACTGCCGAAGAAATGGCACGTTTTATGTTTAACTGTTTAAAAGACAAACTGCCTATTTCGGCGATCCGTTTGTGGGAAACACCAACCTCGTTTTGTGAGTATCGTGAATGA
- the queE gene encoding radical SAM domain-containing protein, translated as MSSLINEPSFPIVEIFESLQGEGANTGMPSIFVRFGKCNLACPWCDTPYNEFESWTLSQILAKMRSFSAKSVIITGGEPTIHPKIVLLLDILKKDGYFLAIETNGLKEIPPQIDYIATSPKAMYVEKYQRRCIKKANEVRVVMDAQAEAFCEFIEGKINADYYFLSPCEVGGKMNLHETITLLGRLNSRANKPKWLLSIQTHKLIGIE; from the coding sequence ATGAGTTCGTTAATTAACGAGCCAAGTTTTCCCATTGTGGAAATTTTTGAAAGTCTGCAAGGTGAAGGTGCCAATACGGGGATGCCAAGCATTTTCGTCCGTTTTGGAAAGTGCAATTTAGCTTGCCCGTGGTGTGACACACCTTACAATGAATTTGAATCCTGGACTTTAAGCCAAATTTTGGCGAAAATGCGGTCATTTTCAGCGAAGAGTGTGATTATTACTGGCGGGGAACCGACCATTCATCCGAAAATTGTGTTATTGCTAGATATACTCAAAAAAGACGGTTATTTTCTCGCCATTGAAACCAACGGATTAAAAGAAATTCCGCCACAAATTGATTATATCGCTACTAGCCCTAAAGCCATGTATGTGGAAAAATATCAACGCCGTTGTATCAAAAAAGCCAATGAAGTTCGTGTCGTTATGGACGCGCAGGCTGAAGCGTTTTGCGAATTCATTGAAGGGAAAATTAACGCAGATTATTATTTTTTAAGCCCTTGTGAAGTTGGTGGCAAAATGAACTTGCACGAAACTATCACTTTACTTGGACGACTGAATAGCCGCGCCAATAAACCCAAGTGGTTACTGAGTATTCAGACGCATAAATTGATTGGAATTGAGTAA